The window GAATTACCAACAGGAATGGGTTAACCATTTTGGAAGATGAGATTGGTTATCACTGGCAAAAACACCATGAGCACTCATCTGACATTGTGCTGTGCACTAAGAAGATCAGTGGTGGTGAGCAATTCTTTGGCCTGGGCGACAAACCCAGCAGCCTCACCCTAAGAGGGCGCCGTGCACAGATGTGGGGCTCAGACACCTATGCCTACGGACCCGAGACAGATCCCATCTATAAAAATATACCTTTCTTTATTGGCCTGCACCACAAAGTGGCCTATGGCGTATTTCTTGATAACACCTTCCGTACCTGGTTCGATTTTGGCAGCGAACGCCCCAATGTGTTCAGCTACTGGGCGCATGGCGGCGAAATGAACTACTACTTTATTTACGGACCTCAGGCCCTGGAGGTATCAGAAACCTATACCAACATGACTGGTAAACCAGAGATGCCGCCTCTCTGGTCGCTTGGATATCAGCAGAGCAAATGGAGCTACTATCCCGAATCTACCGTTCGGGAGCTGGCTGCAGAATTCCGCCAACGTGAAATTCCCTGCGATGTAATCCACCTCGACATCGACTACATGGAAGGGTTTCGCTGCTTTACCTGGAACAGGAATCACTTTCCTGATCCGGCAAAAATGATAGGTGATCTTCGAAAAGATGGTTTCAAAACTGTGTGCATCATAGATCCGGGCATTAAAGTTGATCCGGAGTATGATGTGTACAGGGATGGCGTAGAAAAGGATATGTTCTGCCGCACCGCCGATGGACCCTTCTACCGGGGTAGTGTATGGCCGGGCGTGTGCAATTTTCCCGACTACACCCGTCCGGATGTACGGGAGTGGTGGGCAGGACTTTTCAAAGACCTGATGGCGACCGGCATCAATGGGGTGTGGAACGACATGAACGAACCTGCCGTATTTGAGCTGGGTACCTTCCCCAACGATATTCGGCACGATTACGACGGCAACCCCTGCAGCCACCGCAAAGCCCATAATATCTATGGCATGCAAATGAGCAGGGCTACTTTTGATGGCGTAAAACGCTATCTGAATGGCAAAAGACCCCTGGTAATTACCCGTTCTACTTACAGTGGCGGTCAGCGTTATGCTGCCGGCTGGACAGGCGATAACGTCGCCTCCTGGGAACACCTGACCGTTGCCAACATACAGTGCCAGCGCTTAAGCATGTGTGGGTTCTCCTTTATTGGCTCTGATGTGGGTGGTTTCGTAGAAACCCCTACTCCGGAGTTATATATCCGCTGGGTTCAGCTGGCAATTTTCCACCCGTTCCTGCGCACACACTCCAGTGGTGATCATGGCGCACAGGAGCCCTGGTCTTTTGGCAAGGAAGCCGAAGATATTGTGCGCGATACCTTAAAACTTCGCTATCAGCTGCTGCCTTATCTGTATACCGTGTTCTGGCAATATGTAACAAAGGGTACGCCTTTCCTGCGTTCGCTCTTTATGCTGGATCAGCGAGATGCAGACACCTATTACCGACAGGATGAGTTCGCCATTGGCGATAACCTGCTGATGTGCCCTGTTAAGCAGGCGGGTGCCCATGGCCGATGGCTGTACCTGCCCCATGGCGAGTGGTATAACTTCTGGGATGATCAGCGTTACGATACCCTTGGCGAAGAAATATGGTCTGAAACAGGGCTGAACCGCTTTCCGCTGTATGTACGTAGTGGTGCTGTTATTCCTATGGGGCCGCCCATGCAGTATGTAGGAGAAAAAAACATTGGAGAACTGGCACTGCACGTGTACCACATAGAGGGCAAGAAAGAAAACATCCTCTATGAGGATGCCGGAGAGGGTTATGAGTATGAAAAAGGTGACAGCAATGTAGTAACGCTTTCTGTAAGTGGCAGCCTGCATAAAATTAGCATTGTGCAGCAAAGAGCTGGTAATTACACCCCTACCTACCGCACTTACCGTATTGTACTTCATGGCCTGCTGACCGAGCCTGCCGAAGCTGTTGCCGATAACAAGACACTGGTAATTGAAAAGCTGAAAAACGGGCAGTTTGCAGTGCAGGTGCCGGTTGGTTTCAGTGAATTTACAATCAAAAGCAAAACTCGAACAAAAGCATAGAGAGCGTGTTTTTATAGTATGAAAGCCATATGGAATAATACCGTAATTGCAGAAAGCAATGATATAGTAACTGTTGAAGGCAACTCTTACTTTCCACTGACGTCTTTAAACAAAGAATATGTGGTAGAAAGTCCAACCACATCTCAGTGCCCCTGGAAAGGTCAGGCTAAATATTACACCCTTCAGGTAGAAGGGACTGAAAATAAGGATGCAGCCTGGTATTATCCCGACCCTAAAGAAGAAGCGAACGCTATTCGGGGTCGGGTTGCTTTCTGGAAAGGCGTTCAGATAACGGAGTAATCCGGAGATTACCTTATCCTTCAACCATTTTTTAACTATGCTATCAACTTTTTACATAGCTAGCGGAATACTTTTTGTCTTCGGTATTCTGGCCTGGCTCAATATCCAAAAATGGTATGTAAAAATATTTGACTTCGGTAAATTCCAGTTTTGTATACTGATTGTAGCACTCATTATTCTGTATGCAATATTTATAAGAGACTACAACAGTACCGACTTACTGGTGCACCTGTGTCTCATGGTTGTGCTGATAGGCAACTTCTGGGTTATTTTCCCCTTTACTCCCTTTTATTATAAAAAAGAAATTCCAGCCAGCAAAAATACTGATGAGCTCATCAGTCTGCTGATATGTAATGTGCGCCAGAGCAATCGTGAGACAAAACGCCTGAAAGAGCGTATTGAGTCATCTAAGCCGGATGTGGTGCTCCTGACGGAGGTTGATGAATACTGGTGCAACGAAGTGGAAGAATCATTAGCCTATCTGCCCCACAGAATATTGCAGCCCCAGGATAATACCTATGGCATGGCTTTTTACAGCAAATTTAAGCTTGAAAATGAACAGGTTAATTTCTACATCGAGGATGATATTCCTTCAATCCGATGCTTTATCAGGATCAATGAAACAGATGTGATTAACTTTTTCGGGCTTCATCCAAAACCTCCGGCTCCCTGGACAAAGCTGCTGAACAAGCAGGCAGAAGTACTACTGGTATCTAAACTGATAGAAAAACTGGAAGATCCCACTATTGTAGCCGGAGATATGAATGATGTAGGCTGGTCCAGGATCACATCAATTTTCAAGAAGGTGAGCGGGCTGGCAGATCCAAGAATTGGCCGCGGTTTTTTCAATACCTATAATGCCAATATTCCTTTTTTCAGATACCCGGTAGACCACCTTTTTGTATCAGATTGCTTTAAGGTACACAAGCTTAACCGCATGGGGCATGTGGGCTCAGACCATTTCCCCATGTATGCCACCCTGAGCTATGAGCCGAAAGAAAGAAAAAAGGTAAGAGAACGTAAGGAATCGGTTTCCGCAACCGTTTCCGCAAAAAAAAGCCCTGTATAGCAGCTGTTTTCTTTGTCTCTCTATACAATTATAACGTAATTTCGGCCAAACTTTTATTATATCAATACCCCCATGGCCAATCAAAAATTCTTTGTTATTGATTTTGACAGTACATTTACCAAAGTTGAAGCGCTTGATGAACTGGCAAAAATCTCTCTGGAAGGGCATCCGGAAAAGAACGATCGTGTACAAAAAATCAAGGAAATCACTGATCTTGGAATGGATGGGCGCCTGTCGGTAAAAGAAAGTTTACAGCGCCGCATTGCCCTGCTGGAAGCCAATAAAGATGACCTGCAGAAGCTGATCGACCAGCTGCAAAACGAGGTGTCTGAAAGCTTTAAGCGCAACCGTGAATTTATACAGACCTACAAAGATAATATCTATATCATCTCAAATGGCTTCAGGGATTTCATTGAACCGGTAGTTACACCTTTTGGCGTGCACCCGGCGCACATTCTGGCCAATACATTCCTGTTCGATGAAGCAGGAAACATTACCGGTTTCGACCCTGATAACACCCTGTGCGGCAACAATGGCAAGGTAGAACAGCTAAGGCTGCTGGAGCTGGAGGGCGATGTGTACGTACTTGGAGATGGCTACACCGACTACGAAATAAAGGCTGCCGGCATGGCCAACAAGTTCTACGCTTTTACTGAAAATATCAGAAGAGATGCTGTTGTTGATAAGGCAGACCATATTGCACCGAATCTTGACGAGTTTCTTTTTATTCAAAACATGCCACGCGCTTTCTCTTACCCAAAACACCGTATCCGGGTACTGCTACTGGAGAACATACATCCGGTAGCCGTAGAGATCCTGCGCAGTGAAGGTTTTTCTGTAGAAACTGTTGCAGGAGCGCTGGATGAAGACGAGCTGATTGAGCAGATAAAAGGTGTGAGCATACTAGGTATTCGCAGCAAGACAAACGTTACGGAACGGGTGCTGCAGGCTGCCGACCGCCTGATGTCCATTGGCGCTTTTTGCATTGGCACCAATCAGATAGATCTGGAGGCTGCCGCAAAACGCGGCATAGCCGTGTTCAATGCTCCTTTCAGTAATACACGCTCTGTGGTAGAACTGACCATCGCCTCCATAATCATGCTGATCCGCCAGATCCCCGATAAGTCGGTACAGATGCATCAGGGCATCTGGAACAAATCTGCAGGTGGCAGCCATGAGGTAAGGGGGAAAAAACTGGGCATCATCGGCTATGGCAATATTGGTGCGCAGCTTAGTGTGGTGGCCGAGGCCGTAGGTATGAAAGTATATTATTACGATGTGGTAGAAAAGCTGGCGCTGGGAAATGCCACCAAATGCCGCAGCCTGGAAGAGCTGCTGAATAAGGCCGATATTTTAAGCCTGCACGTAGACGGACGCACCAGCAATAAAAACCTGATTGATGCCGAAGCCTTCAGGCAAATGAAAGATGGAGTGCTTTTCCTGAACATGAGCCGTGGCCATGTGGTAGACATTGCAGCCCTTAAAGATGCCATTAACAGCAAAAAAGTAGGCGGCGCAGCCATAGACGTTTTTCCTAAGGAGCCTAAAACCAACGACGAGGAGTTTCAAAGCGAACTAAGAGGTTTGCCCAACGTTATTCTCACCCCGCACATTGGTGGCAGCACCCTGGAGGCCCAGTACAACATTGGTGAATATGTACCCGCACGTTTTACCGATTACATCAATGGTGGCAGCACCACCGGCAGTGTAAACTTCCCTAACCTGCAGCTGCCCCGCCTGGAAAATGCGCACCGGCTCATCCATATTCACCACAACACGCCTGGCATTCTGGCAAGCATAAACCAGATTCTGGCAAACCATAACATAAACATTACCGGCCAATATCTCAAAACCAACGAGAACATCGGTTATGTAATTACGGATATCGATAAGCAGTACAGCCAGGATGTTGTGAAAGACCTTAAGAATATAAAGAACACCATTAAATTCCGTGTACTTTATTAACAGGCAATTTCAAACGGCAATAACAGAAGAAGCACACCTCCAGGGCGTGCTTCTTCTGTTATTGAGTCCTGGCTAATCAGCTGTAATGAAAGCAGCTGCCGCCATATTACGATTGCCTAAACATTCATGCAGTTATCAGATTACTCCTAATCGTACATTACATATAGCACCCGTATTTCGTCTATCGCTTCTTTTTTAAGTGCCTCCAGATCCCACTGGCGCTTAAGGCTGTGTGGCTTTAGGTGTTTAAATTCTGTAACATATACAGTCAGGAACAACTGATTGGAGTATTTTATCTTCAGCCCCTGCAGCACACCCTCCGGAGTATAGCGAAAGCTAAGGTCGGTATATCCTTTGGCTTCTTCGCTGGCCAGCAGCTCTGCTATGGTTTTTCCTTTAAACTGCTTTTTGTCCATTCCCACCAGGTAATCCAGGGTAATGCTGTCGTTTCCAATTCTTTCAGCAGCAGAGATTATTGGTTTATATGCAACTGCAGGTACGCTAATGCTTAACGTCAGCAGGAAGAGTGCGGTAACAATAGTTTTCATAGTTTATAAAATTTATAGGTGCTTATTACGAATTACACACTACACCAGATACTGCATAAGTAATGCCAGTTTTAATTTCCATCATTTATAGCAGAAAAGAATCTGCTCTGATAATTATTCTCTTAGCTCACATTTAAACAGTAGCTGCACAAATGTGATTATCTAACTAAGATAATGTATAACCCTTACCCCCTATTTTTATGGCATCCATTCCCGACTATAGTTTTTTTGATGATGTAAATGATTTTGTTGACAGTGCATGCCACTATACAGATTATCCTAAAGGCCTGATTGATCAGATCAAGCAATGTAACAGTATATACAAATTCTTTTTTCCTATACAGCTGGATAATGGCAGTTACCAGGTAATAGAGGCTTACCGCGTACAGCACTCCCACCACAAACTGCCTACAAAGGGCGGTATTCGCTACGCCGAAACAGTTAATGAAGATGAAGTAAAGGCACTAGCCGCCCTGATGAGTTATAAATGTGCGCTGCTGAACGTACCCTTTGGAGGGGCTAAAGGGGGCGTTAAAATAAACGTTGCCAATTATGATGCCCGTACGCTGGAGCGTATTACCCGCCGGTACACCATGGAGCTGATCAAAAAGAACTTTATTGGTCCTGCAATAGATGTACCCGCCCCTGATTATGGTACCGGACCCAGGGAAATGGCATGGATATACAGCACCTACCAGGAGTTTTTTCCTGGCACCATCAATGCCTCCGGAAGTGTTACCGGCAAACCCCTTACCCAAAGCGGCATAGCCGGCAGAACAGAAGCTACCGGTATGGGTGTGATGTTTGGCTTACGCGAAGCCTGCTGCGTTACAGCAGACATGAAAAGGCTGGGACTTAGTACGGGTCTCGACGGTAAACGAATAATTGTGCAGGGACTGGGCAATGTTGGTTACCACAGTGCTAAGTTTCTGCAGGAACAAGGTGCAATCATAACCGGCATTGCCGAATACGAAGGAGGTATTTACAACAGCAACGGCCTGGATGTTGACGAAGTGTACAAGCACCGCAGGGCTTCACGCAGCATCCTGAACTTTGGAAACTCCAAAAATATTACTGATTCCAGGGAGCTCCTGGAGATGGAGTGCGATATACTTGTGCCGGCAGCACTTGAGGGGCAGATTACTAAAGAAAATGCACCCAGGATCAAGGCAAAAATAATAGGCGAAGGTGCCAACGGACCAGTAACATCAGAGGCTGAAGAAATTCTTACTGCCAAAGGGGTTATGATACTGCCCGACATGTACCTGAATGCCGGAGGGGTAACGGTGAGTTATTTTGAATGGCTCAAAAACCTGAACCGTATAGCATTTGGAAGAATGGACAGGCGCTACAATGAAATGAACAACCGCCGCCTGGTGAATGCCATTGAAGAAGCAAGTGGAACCAAACTTTCTCCGGAATTGAAGAAAGAAATTATTGTAGGAGCCGGAGAGCGCGATCTGGTCGTATCAGGACTGGAAGAAGGTATGGTAACTGCTTATCATGGTATTCATGAAAAGCTGCATCAGAAAAATATGCCTAACCTGCGTACCGCTGCCTTTGTAGTGGCACTCGATAAAATTGCGGCTAATTATATTGAACTGGGACTTTTTCCCTAATCCTGCACTCAAGACTTGTATTTCTGAACCGCCGGCACTGCTGGCGGTTTTTTTATGGCACTAAGGAAGGAATCAAAAACTGTTGCATCCAGTTCCAGGCATCAGGCATTAAGCCGGGCTTGCCCTGCAAAAGCACAACAGCTTCTATTTCCGGAAGCAAAAATAAGTGTACCTCCTGGTACTGCCAGTACAAAACAGGTTGTTTACGTCCTTTTGCCACCAGCCTGTAATATTGCCAGCCAAAGGCTTTTGCACCCGGATGGGTGCTGCTACTGTATGCCGGAGCCAGTACG of the Flammeovirgaceae bacterium 311 genome contains:
- a CDS encoding glutamate dehydrogenase/leucine dehydrogenase (COG0334 Glutamate dehydrogenase/leucine dehydrogenase), whose amino-acid sequence is MASIPDYSFFDDVNDFVDSACHYTDYPKGLIDQIKQCNSIYKFFFPIQLDNGSYQVIEAYRVQHSHHKLPTKGGIRYAETVNEDEVKALAALMSYKCALLNVPFGGAKGGVKINVANYDARTLERITRRYTMELIKKNFIGPAIDVPAPDYGTGPREMAWIYSTYQEFFPGTINASGSVTGKPLTQSGIAGRTEATGMGVMFGLREACCVTADMKRLGLSTGLDGKRIIVQGLGNVGYHSAKFLQEQGAIITGIAEYEGGIYNSNGLDVDEVYKHRRASRSILNFGNSKNITDSRELLEMECDILVPAALEGQITKENAPRIKAKIIGEGANGPVTSEAEEILTAKGVMILPDMYLNAGGVTVSYFEWLKNLNRIAFGRMDRRYNEMNNRRLVNAIEEASGTKLSPELKKEIIVGAGERDLVVSGLEEGMVTAYHGIHEKLHQKNMPNLRTAAFVVALDKIAANYIELGLFP
- a CDS encoding hypothetical protein (COG2343 Uncharacterized protein conserved in bacteria); its protein translation is MKAIWNNTVIAESNDIVTVEGNSYFPLTSLNKEYVVESPTTSQCPWKGQAKYYTLQVEGTENKDAAWYYPDPKEEANAIRGRVAFWKGVQITE
- a CDS encoding endonuclease/exonuclease/phosphatase (COG3021 Uncharacterized protein conserved in bacteria), with protein sequence MLSTFYIASGILFVFGILAWLNIQKWYVKIFDFGKFQFCILIVALIILYAIFIRDYNSTDLLVHLCLMVVLIGNFWVIFPFTPFYYKKEIPASKNTDELISLLICNVRQSNRETKRLKERIESSKPDVVLLTEVDEYWCNEVEESLAYLPHRILQPQDNTYGMAFYSKFKLENEQVNFYIEDDIPSIRCFIRINETDVINFFGLHPKPPAPWTKLLNKQAEVLLVSKLIEKLEDPTIVAGDMNDVGWSRITSIFKKVSGLADPRIGRGFFNTYNANIPFFRYPVDHLFVSDCFKVHKLNRMGHVGSDHFPMYATLSYEPKERKKVRERKESVSATVSAKKSPV
- a CDS encoding D-3-phosphoglycerate dehydrogenase (COG0560 Phosphoserine phosphatase), with the translated sequence MANQKFFVIDFDSTFTKVEALDELAKISLEGHPEKNDRVQKIKEITDLGMDGRLSVKESLQRRIALLEANKDDLQKLIDQLQNEVSESFKRNREFIQTYKDNIYIISNGFRDFIEPVVTPFGVHPAHILANTFLFDEAGNITGFDPDNTLCGNNGKVEQLRLLELEGDVYVLGDGYTDYEIKAAGMANKFYAFTENIRRDAVVDKADHIAPNLDEFLFIQNMPRAFSYPKHRIRVLLLENIHPVAVEILRSEGFSVETVAGALDEDELIEQIKGVSILGIRSKTNVTERVLQAADRLMSIGAFCIGTNQIDLEAAAKRGIAVFNAPFSNTRSVVELTIASIIMLIRQIPDKSVQMHQGIWNKSAGGSHEVRGKKLGIIGYGNIGAQLSVVAEAVGMKVYYYDVVEKLALGNATKCRSLEELLNKADILSLHVDGRTSNKNLIDAEAFRQMKDGVLFLNMSRGHVVDIAALKDAINSKKVGGAAIDVFPKEPKTNDEEFQSELRGLPNVILTPHIGGSTLEAQYNIGEYVPARFTDYINGGSTTGSVNFPNLQLPRLENAHRLIHIHHNTPGILASINQILANHNINITGQYLKTNENIGYVITDIDKQYSQDVVKDLKNIKNTIKFRVLY
- a CDS encoding a-glucosidase (COG1501 Alpha-glucosidases, family 31 of glycosyl hydrolases), whose protein sequence is MEHTHQPYPIEQAPLPAHGNYMENFEDSASGKQFPGAIQRWQQQDNQFYFYCKETTLQLTVISDKVLRFRYAIYNIFENDFSYALDTAYNPEPASIFVQENEREVVVETADVILHVIKETAQTRITNRNGLTILEDEIGYHWQKHHEHSSDIVLCTKKISGGEQFFGLGDKPSSLTLRGRRAQMWGSDTYAYGPETDPIYKNIPFFIGLHHKVAYGVFLDNTFRTWFDFGSERPNVFSYWAHGGEMNYYFIYGPQALEVSETYTNMTGKPEMPPLWSLGYQQSKWSYYPESTVRELAAEFRQREIPCDVIHLDIDYMEGFRCFTWNRNHFPDPAKMIGDLRKDGFKTVCIIDPGIKVDPEYDVYRDGVEKDMFCRTADGPFYRGSVWPGVCNFPDYTRPDVREWWAGLFKDLMATGINGVWNDMNEPAVFELGTFPNDIRHDYDGNPCSHRKAHNIYGMQMSRATFDGVKRYLNGKRPLVITRSTYSGGQRYAAGWTGDNVASWEHLTVANIQCQRLSMCGFSFIGSDVGGFVETPTPELYIRWVQLAIFHPFLRTHSSGDHGAQEPWSFGKEAEDIVRDTLKLRYQLLPYLYTVFWQYVTKGTPFLRSLFMLDQRDADTYYRQDEFAIGDNLLMCPVKQAGAHGRWLYLPHGEWYNFWDDQRYDTLGEEIWSETGLNRFPLYVRSGAVIPMGPPMQYVGEKNIGELALHVYHIEGKKENILYEDAGEGYEYEKGDSNVVTLSVSGSLHKISIVQQRAGNYTPTYRTYRIVLHGLLTEPAEAVADNKTLVIEKLKNGQFAVQVPVGFSEFTIKSKTRTKA